The following coding sequences lie in one Spinacia oleracea cultivar Varoflay chromosome 1, BTI_SOV_V1, whole genome shotgun sequence genomic window:
- the LOC110783927 gene encoding nucleolin 2 produces MVVLPEFPKSFKLSRKSDFASKLKPLILHKLNQYGFDYSDGVLAEYITILVCNGKNQNHVRDGLQAFLGIRTEEFVSWLWKFLLKNETQFTAAVSSVRKDKISHSSRDIDRDKDDASRTFKNCKSQGNRGSASLMAEREETCCSLKQTCKSDDIEPSKNHHPPPAKEMTNSPIQSNVPQSKVPNFSSLIKVTSSVRKYEIERVDGFEKRSRYPDLFPRTTSLKEDLASELKYPPASVAKSSRCSKLADKKSAPVLGRPPASLPERSPASGTYFSNVSKLSVVPSSGINQSRQSVWDRLGKPPKDVPSRSQIADVCARDKAHCNKSWTDQNSALIPKPSAQMDQDSPLPALSIVQGRRRLKQGHQVVQGDGAQKNYDAMRPKNVDKTDAEIPSIINIGRKRQFGEINSNIDAGMVTMKRADNQFEKTCQSHKISEFPSEASHSVDPQVNEIKLRMRQIEIEMVKLRTKQTLMEADGKTNLLTNCGTMKPTEDKSRTVLVTNVHFEATKETLSLYFRKCGAVVDIKLADNVPSARDRSAYITFQNKEAADKALGFSGASFYSRSIKVCRNGEFPGPATASAGIAGKKMQITHSKSNIDPEGLSVSESHFKCQNEPLFSTHLEPMSSFCDQTKTVPGCQQEPSAASAEMAGESEQQNFATDTFASQKEPLTSF; encoded by the exons ATGGTAGTTTTGCCAGAATTTCCAAAATCCTTCAAATTAAGCAGAAAATCGGACTTTGCTTCCAAACTTAAACCCCTCATTTTACATAAACTCAACCAATATGGCTTTGATTACTCCGACGGCGTCCTCGCT GAGTACATTACAATTTTGGTATGTAATGGGAAAAACCAGAACCATGTAAGAGACGGTTTGCAGGCATTTCTTGGGATAAGGACTGAGGAATTTGTGTCTTG GCTATGGAAGTTTCTCCTGAAGAATGAGACACAATTTACTGCTGCAGTATCATCAGTTCGAAAGGATAAGATTTCCCATAGTTCTCGTGACATTGATAGAGACAAAGATGATGCAAGTAGAACATTTAAAAATTGTAAGAGTCAGGGAAACAGGGGCTCTGCCAGCTTGATG GCTGAACGTGAAGAAACATGTTGTTCATTGAAGCAAACTTGTAAATCTGATGATATCGAACCATCAAAGAATCATCATCCTCCCCCAGCAAAAGAGATGACAAATAGCCCCATTCAGTCAAATGTCCCCCAAAGCAAAGTACCTAATTTTAGTTCTTTGATAAAGGTGACGTCATCAGTAAGGAAGTATGAAATTGAAAGAGTGGATGGCtttgaaaag CGTTCTAGGTATCCTGACTTGTTCCCCCGGACCACTTCTTTAAAGGAGGATTTGGCTTCTGAACTCAAGTACCCCCCTGCTTCTGTAGCAAAGTCTTCCCGTTGCAGCAAGCTGGCAGATAAGAAATCTGCTCCTGTATTGGGGAGGCCCCCAGCTTCTTTACCAGAAAGGAGTCCTGCTTCTGGAACATATTTTTCTAATGTCAGTAAGCTCTCAG TAGTTCCATCCTCCGGTATCAACCAGTCACGGCAAAGTGTTTGGGACAGATTAGGAAAGCCACCAAAAGATGTGCCATCCAGAAGCCAGATTGCTGATGTTTGTGCAAGAGACAAGGCTCATTGCAATAAAAGTTGGACTGACCAAAATTCAGCATTGATTCCTAAACCTTCTGCTCAGATGGATCAGGATTCTCCCTTGCCTGCTCTGTCTATAGTTCAAGGCAGAAGACGGTTGAAACAAGGTCATCAGGTTGTTCAGGGAGATGGTGCTCAAAAAAATTATGACGCCATGAGACCAAAAAATGTTGATAAGACAGACGCTGAGATACCATCTATTATTAATATTGGAAGAAAGAGGCAATTTGGTGAGATTAACAGCAACATAGATGCGGGTATGGTGACAATGAAGAGAGCAGATAACCAATTTGAAAAAACTTGCCAATCCCATAAGATATCAGAGTTTCCATCAGAGGCTTCTCATTCTGTTGACCCT CAAGTAAATGAAATAAAATTGCGAATGCGTCAGATTGAGATAGAGATGGTTAAGCTCCGAACAAAGCAAACATTAATGGAGGCAGATGGAAAGACCAACTTATTGACAAACTGTG GTACGATGAAGCCAACAGAGGATAAATCAAGAACAGTGCTCGTGACTAAT GTGCATTTCGAGGCAACAAAAGAAACTCTATCTTTGTACTTCCGAAAGTGTGGAGCTGTAGTAGACATCAAATTAGCTGATAATGTGCCTTCTGCTCGAGATAG GTCTGCTTACATCACTTTCCAAAACAAGGAGGCTGCTGATAAGGCTTTGGGATTCAGTGGGGCATCTTTTTATTCAAGAAGCATCAAG GTTTGTAGGAATGGAGAATTTCCCGGTCCAGCCACAGCATCAGCCGGAATTGCTGGCAAGAAGATGCAGATAACTCACTCGAAGAGCAACATTGATCCTGAAGGGTTATCTGTTTCAGAGTCTCATTTCAAGTGTCAGAATGAACCTCTCTTTTCCACTCATTTAGAACCCATGTCTTCTTTCTGTGACCAAACAAAAACAGTTCCTGGATGTCAGCAAGAACCTTCAGCTGCTTCTGCAGAGATGGCTGGAGAATCTGAGCAACAGAATTTTGCAACTGACACATTTGCCTCCCAGAAAGAGCCTCTGACTTCATTTTGA
- the LOC110783926 gene encoding protein Dr1 homolog isoform X1 — translation MMEPMDIVGKAKEDASLPKATMTKIIKEMLPPDVRVARDAQDLLIECCVEFINLVSSESNDVCNREEKRTIAPEHVLKALEVLGFGEYIEEVYAAYEQHKVETMQDGVRGGGGGKWGNAAEMTEEEAAAEQQRMFAEARARMNGNVPLPKQSDTDPNPES, via the exons ATGATGGAGCCAATGGACATAGTAGGCAAGGCAAAAGAAGATGCTTCACTTCCAAAAG CGACAATGACTAAAATAATAAAGGAGATGTTGCCCCCAGATGTCCGTGTAGCTAGAGATGCTCAAGACCTACTAATTGAATGTTGCGTTG AGTTTATAAATCTTGTTTCATCAGAATCAAATGACGTTTGCAACAGAGAAGAAAAACGAACAATTGCACCAGAACATGTACTCAAGGCTTTGGAG GTTCTTGGTTTTGGGGAGTATATTGAAGAGGTTTATGCtgcatatgaacaacataaagtGGAGACAATG CAAGATGGAGTTCGAGGCGGTGGTGGTGGAAAGTGGGGCAATGCTGCCGAGATGACCGAGGAAGAAGCTGCTGCTGAGCAGCAGAGGATGTTTGCGGAGGCTCGTGCAAGAATGAATGGGAATGTACCTCTTCCCAAACAATCAGATACCGACCCTAACCCAGAGAGCTAA
- the LOC110783926 gene encoding protein Dr1 homolog isoform X3 — translation MMEPMDIVGKAKEDASLPKATMTKIIKEMLPPDVRVARDAQDLLIECCVEFINLVSSESNDVCNREEKRTIAPEHVLKALEGVSLRITLPVAMDYLQYLLNLEFSSVARVIHSLEFWRSSQFAAICSS, via the exons ATGATGGAGCCAATGGACATAGTAGGCAAGGCAAAAGAAGATGCTTCACTTCCAAAAG CGACAATGACTAAAATAATAAAGGAGATGTTGCCCCCAGATGTCCGTGTAGCTAGAGATGCTCAAGACCTACTAATTGAATGTTGCGTTG AGTTTATAAATCTTGTTTCATCAGAATCAAATGACGTTTGCAACAGAGAAGAAAAACGAACAATTGCACCAGAACATGTACTCAAGGCTTTGGAG GGTGTTTCCTTAAGGATTACGCTGCCTGTGGCAATGGACTACCTTCAATACCTACTCAATTTGGAATTCAGTTCTGTGGCAAGAGTGATTCATTCTTTGGAATTCTGGAGAAGTTCTCAATTTGCTGCTATTTGCTCAAGTTGA
- the LOC110783926 gene encoding protein Dr1 homolog isoform X2, producing MMEPMDIVGKAKEDASLPKATMTKIIKEMLPPDVRVARDAQDLLIECCVESNDVCNREEKRTIAPEHVLKALEVLGFGEYIEEVYAAYEQHKVETMQDGVRGGGGGKWGNAAEMTEEEAAAEQQRMFAEARARMNGNVPLPKQSDTDPNPES from the exons ATGATGGAGCCAATGGACATAGTAGGCAAGGCAAAAGAAGATGCTTCACTTCCAAAAG CGACAATGACTAAAATAATAAAGGAGATGTTGCCCCCAGATGTCCGTGTAGCTAGAGATGCTCAAGACCTACTAATTGAATGTTGCGTTG AATCAAATGACGTTTGCAACAGAGAAGAAAAACGAACAATTGCACCAGAACATGTACTCAAGGCTTTGGAG GTTCTTGGTTTTGGGGAGTATATTGAAGAGGTTTATGCtgcatatgaacaacataaagtGGAGACAATG CAAGATGGAGTTCGAGGCGGTGGTGGTGGAAAGTGGGGCAATGCTGCCGAGATGACCGAGGAAGAAGCTGCTGCTGAGCAGCAGAGGATGTTTGCGGAGGCTCGTGCAAGAATGAATGGGAATGTACCTCTTCCCAAACAATCAGATACCGACCCTAACCCAGAGAGCTAA